TAAGTTTATCTTAACAAGACCATTCCCATCCGTGAATTAATATTGAAAAGAAAAACAAGAATTTTGTCCTGAGTATGAGGCACTTCACGTTAGCTCTGAGTCAACACTTGCCCACCAGCACTTGGGCACAATTCCCAAATCTAGATCAACTTGGAGCCACAACAATTAACAATATTCACCGATAAccacaaataaatattattttttatcaatCCTATAAAACTACTCATACGAGATCAACGTACGTTATGATATACTTACTAATTTATATGGATATATCGCATGCTTTGGAACCCCCTTGGCCTCCAAATTGAGATTCAGATCAGCTGATGAAGTTGAAATGGGGAGAAGCATGGTGGATAGTAGAGAAACCACATGGAGGGGGTGGTCATTTGAGTTGGAGACAAAAcctaaataattatataaaagtAAGGCCATTtcgatttatttatatttttaaaatttatttaaaggaTATCGAGAAGATAACTTTGGAAAATATTGCAATGATGGATGATATCATTATCTTTCATTGGCCAACCCTTTGTTATGCTGTCCAAGAAACAGCCAGAAGTGCAAGATTTATACTCAATTCTTTTATGCATGCCAAAGTTTCAAATTtctgatttcttttcttttcaattgATCTTTCCCCAAAGGAATACAAAATTATAAAGTCGATTCATGTTCCATTGTTTCGAATGTTTTGATTTTTAATCTGATTAGAAACTTTGGTTAAAAATAgggttactttttttttttcctgaattctatttgggttttgATTGTGGCGTGCATGGTTAATCTCTTAGTAGCTAGATTGTAAGATTTTTACCTCAATCCATCACTCACCTTGCGATCAAGAAATTGCACAAGACCattcaactatatatatatatatatatatatatatatatatatatatatatatatatatatatatagtgatCACATATACGACGTTGGAGAGACATGCACTTAAATTGTCTAGATTGATTGGATTCTCCAATTATTTAAGTGaataatcacacacacacacacactatcaaattaaataatatcTTATATATCATACCTACCTAATGGTTGTTGAAAGAGAACAAAGAGGATCGCTGATATGTCAAAATGTTGACCACATAATGAACATGCATGCATTATTAATTTTGATTTAAGAGTCACTTAATTATATATCTGCATGTACCATACACCATTTGTCTAGGACATTCTCACCGCCCGGTAATTACGTTATACTTTTACTGCATGCAGAGCCAAATCTTTAACTGactcattaattaattttgcAGCCTAATCTATTCAATATATATCACGCACACATGCATGACGACTCAGACTGTTGTCTTTTAGTTGCGTTGCGCCtatgtaaataattatttggtggACATATGATATAACTGGGGAGTTTGAACCAcaccaattatatatatatatatatatatgttgttgCGGAAAAATTGCTTTATTCAATTCGATTAATATCTCAGTGCGAGTTTGATCTAATGGTGATCAGCTAATTGGGATGTTAGCTTTTATATATGGGAATAAAATGATCGTCACTTGATtcactgtatatatatatatatgcttggTTATATCATTAGACCTGAcctttatttaataaaaactaaaaaagaaaaaaatgaacaTCATGTCCCACACATTACTGGCTCAGATTTCTTCATTTGAGCCATTCTACTTATAAACGCCAGAGTCACCAATTTCACAAAGCATCAGTTTCCTCAAGTTTTGGTACTTACAAGCCCTCGTATGTGGAATGGATTCACAAAATTTAGTAAAAAGTTTCAAGTACAATTCACCACAGCAACCGATCTTTAGTGTCATAGAATCTCCTCTCCATTACCGATCCTTTCCTCCAAACAATCCTACAACCTTTAAAGAGAGATCCTTTTCTTCATTCCAACCCAAAGATCCCATAAAAAATTCCCAAGAAAATGAAACAGATTCCACCATTGACGACGCAGAAATAAGCATTTTCGATGCTCAAAAGTATTTCAGCGAAAACAATGACATGAAAGACATTAAGAAACCACAGCAGCAGCAGAAACAACAACAGAGAATCCCATCTCACGATCTGCTATCGGTTCCAAGATTGTCGTCAGTTTCTTCTGCAGATGGATATGGCGGGAATTATCGGACAAGATCATTTCATGCCACGCCAACTGCCTCGTCTGAGGCTAGCTGGAATAGCCAAACAGGCTTGTTGGCAAATCCTCCTGGTTCAATGGCTGTTTCTTTAAGGAATTTCCCTTCTGATATGCGTAGCCAAAAAAGGAATCCCGCTTCTAAGAAATGGAGTTTTTGTCGAAAGTGCTGCTGCATTAACAAGAATTCCGTTAAGGTTAAGGAAACAACCTCGGAATCAGACGTCAGGGGACATGCTCATGTGATCCATAACGAGATGAATAACATGGAGAAAACGAGTTACTCTTATGTGAAAAGGGGTCAGAACGGTGATGAGAAAGCGCCAGCAAACATGCCACAAAATATTTCAATTCCTAACGTCGAAATGGCGCTCCAACAGAAAGCGACGGCTTCGAATTACCATTTACAGCTCTCTCCGGAGGAAAAATTTGCCCCCAGTGATCCGCCCCGCCAGCAGCGTGTATCTGCATCAGGAAGGCCGTTTGGTGATGCCACGGCTGCGGCTTTCTCCTTCCCTATCCTCAATTCATCAATCCACGCGACCAAGCCAGCAGGTTTCAAGGCCATAATTACAAAATCAGTCACCAATCCCCTGGAAGATCCACCACGCTACTCGCTGGAAGTTTTCCAGCCTGTGCACGATCCCATGCCGATTTCAAGAACGCCCGATTTCAATCCAGGCAGCCCCATGGCGCGTCTCTCGAACATGGATGACGATATGTACAGTGACGCCAGCTCTGATTTGTTCGAGATCGAAAGCTTCTCGACTCAATCAAATTCATACCAAATGTATCGTGGGAGGGATTCTCTGGACGACGAAGCTCCAGCGTTTAATCCAAGAAGGTTTGCATCCGCCAATGGTATGATTAGCAGCAACAATAATAATCTGCATGCAAGAAGAAGCATAGATGAGCCACCAACACCGAGTGTTGCGGCAACAGAATGCTACGCACCGAGTGAAGTCAGCATCGATTGGAGCGTGACCACCGCAGAAGGCTTTGACAGAGCAAGTGTCACCAATTTCTCCATCTCTGCTTCGGAGATAGGCAACGTGGCTTTTCTCCACAAGAGGCTGCAGGAGGAGGCTTCTGGAGGCGACAGCGGGAAGAGGAAGGGAAATGGGCTTCTGCAAATGAGCTGTCGGCAAGAGAAGTCTGTCAGCGTGGGGCCGCAGCCGGTGAAATGCACAGTGCCGGAAGGCCCACCATTGTTTCCATTGGGTATATCCGGTGGTGCGGGGCACGTGAGTGGTAGGCCACCGAGAGCGAATAAGCTGCCGTTGGGGGGCTCTCATTCGGCACGTCTGTCCCTTGCTTTTGTGGCTAGATAGCTTTCGATAATAATAGAATTTTACCAAttgtttttcccaaaatataaaataaatttaaaaaataatcggCCCACTGTGCAATTCTAGTTAAAAGATGTGGTGGCAAAGATCATGGCTGGTTTTCTTGAAATAGCATCTACGAGTCATCCGCCGATGGATTTTCGTTTGTCTTTATTTGTGATTGCGGCAAACGAAATTTCTTGGATGGATTGCTTTTACCTTTTCGAGA
This Primulina eburnea isolate SZY01 chromosome 2, ASM2296580v1, whole genome shotgun sequence DNA region includes the following protein-coding sequences:
- the LOC140824419 gene encoding protein PHYTOCHROME KINASE SUBSTRATE 4-like is translated as MDSQNLVKSFKYNSPQQPIFSVIESPLHYRSFPPNNPTTFKERSFSSFQPKDPIKNSQENETDSTIDDAEISIFDAQKYFSENNDMKDIKKPQQQQKQQQRIPSHDLLSVPRLSSVSSADGYGGNYRTRSFHATPTASSEASWNSQTGLLANPPGSMAVSLRNFPSDMRSQKRNPASKKWSFCRKCCCINKNSVKVKETTSESDVRGHAHVIHNEMNNMEKTSYSYVKRGQNGDEKAPANMPQNISIPNVEMALQQKATASNYHLQLSPEEKFAPSDPPRQQRVSASGRPFGDATAAAFSFPILNSSIHATKPAGFKAIITKSVTNPLEDPPRYSLEVFQPVHDPMPISRTPDFNPGSPMARLSNMDDDMYSDASSDLFEIESFSTQSNSYQMYRGRDSLDDEAPAFNPRRFASANGMISSNNNNLHARRSIDEPPTPSVAATECYAPSEVSIDWSVTTAEGFDRASVTNFSISASEIGNVAFLHKRLQEEASGGDSGKRKGNGLLQMSCRQEKSVSVGPQPVKCTVPEGPPLFPLGISGGAGHVSGRPPRANKLPLGGSHSARLSLAFVAR